A region from the Bacteroidales bacterium genome encodes:
- a CDS encoding carboxylesterase family protein → MKSLEVRFASITVLMLLLNYAVTFSQEAIVMTSFGAVKGNLFSNGYEFLGIPFASPPVGEARWKPPINPETWNSPLLTQSFKPACPQKLYEQGDTTYTLLGDEDCLYLNIWTPDTIIADHAVMVFIHGGGNQQGSAGQLSMGTVLYDGKNLAARGNVVVVTLQYRLGALGYLVHPGLETENAENTSGNYGVMDQILALQWIKSNISAFGGDTSKIMIFGESAGGLNTGNLLTTPIAAGLFQRACIQSAIPSLGNYDDARNVGIDFVDQFTNQGNDSVKIAFMRSLSADSISIRMENPVPGGIVQPKWKPVVDDQIFFDDPETIFQSSDYNQVPLMIGSNADEMSASAPLIVYPLMVTALINSIFPPDLQAQALALYPPGNNTTEARESYVQLLTDSQFTATTRRTARCVSLNQSANVYRYLFSHQQSGPLEIYGSYHGLELFYVFNNYENTNYAIGPWFTDQDDSIQKIMLSYWVQFATTGDPNNAQAEIWPVYQSSEDCYLEIKANPDGTQCGLRTGQSDLWDEVIGYENCSSSLGLFMEEPKEFLLFPNPANHTIFIQLPEDITPEYVSIRDINGRILKEYRNCKSMEVVSLKPGMYFVTVHAGEILITSKFIKN, encoded by the coding sequence ATGAAATCCCTGGAAGTACGATTTGCCAGTATTACAGTATTGATGCTGCTCCTTAACTATGCCGTCACTTTCAGTCAGGAGGCAATAGTGATGACTTCCTTCGGTGCAGTAAAAGGTAATTTATTTAGTAATGGTTATGAATTCCTGGGAATTCCCTTCGCAAGTCCCCCGGTTGGTGAAGCAAGATGGAAGCCCCCGATAAACCCGGAAACCTGGAATTCCCCGCTATTAACTCAATCCTTTAAACCTGCCTGTCCTCAAAAACTGTACGAGCAGGGTGATACTACCTATACATTACTGGGTGATGAAGATTGCCTTTACCTGAACATCTGGACACCTGATACTATTATTGCTGACCATGCTGTAATGGTCTTTATTCATGGAGGTGGCAATCAACAAGGGTCTGCCGGACAATTAAGCATGGGAACTGTGTTATATGATGGGAAAAACCTTGCTGCACGCGGAAATGTGGTGGTGGTCACCCTCCAGTACAGGCTTGGTGCATTAGGTTACCTGGTGCATCCCGGACTTGAGACCGAAAATGCGGAAAATACATCAGGGAATTATGGAGTAATGGATCAAATACTCGCCTTACAATGGATTAAATCCAATATTTCAGCTTTTGGCGGGGATACTTCAAAAATTATGATTTTCGGAGAAAGTGCCGGAGGTCTGAATACCGGTAACCTTTTAACAACCCCAATCGCTGCCGGACTGTTTCAAAGGGCTTGCATTCAGTCAGCCATTCCTTCATTGGGTAATTATGATGATGCCCGAAATGTAGGAATCGATTTTGTCGATCAATTTACAAACCAGGGAAATGATTCAGTAAAAATAGCTTTTATGAGGTCATTATCTGCTGATAGTATTTCTATCAGGATGGAGAATCCTGTGCCCGGGGGCATCGTGCAACCAAAATGGAAACCTGTGGTAGATGATCAGATTTTTTTTGATGATCCGGAAACAATCTTCCAAAGTTCAGATTATAACCAGGTTCCTTTAATGATAGGTTCAAATGCAGATGAAATGAGTGCTTCCGCTCCACTTATCGTATATCCATTAATGGTAACTGCACTGATCAATAGTATCTTCCCCCCCGATTTACAAGCCCAGGCCCTGGCTTTGTACCCTCCCGGAAACAACACTACAGAAGCCCGGGAATCCTATGTTCAGCTTTTGACAGATTCACAATTTACAGCCACAACCCGAAGAACAGCCCGTTGCGTTAGCCTGAATCAATCAGCCAATGTTTACAGGTATTTATTTTCACATCAACAGTCCGGACCCCTTGAAATTTATGGATCCTACCACGGACTCGAATTATTCTATGTTTTCAATAATTATGAAAATACCAATTATGCCATTGGACCCTGGTTTACCGATCAGGACGACAGCATCCAGAAAATCATGCTCTCATATTGGGTTCAATTTGCGACCACCGGTGATCCCAATAATGCTCAAGCAGAAATATGGCCGGTATATCAATCTTCAGAAGATTGCTATCTTGAAATTAAAGCAAATCCTGATGGAACACAATGCGGATTGCGGACTGGACAAAGTGATCTTTGGGATGAAGTTATCGGATACGAAAATTGTAGTAGCAGCCTGGGGTTGTTTATGGAAGAGCCCAAAGAGTTCCTGCTTTTTCCAAACCCGGCTAACCATACAATATTTATTCAGCTTCCGGAGGATATTACTCCGGAATATGTTTCAATCAGAGATATCAATGGTCGGATCCTTAAGGAATATAGGAATTGTAAGTCGATGGAAGTTGTAAGTCTGAAGCCGGGAATGTACTTCGTCACAGTTCATGCAGGGGAAATTTTAATAACCTCCAAATTCATTAAAAATTAA
- a CDS encoding glycogen-binding domain-containing protein yields MKTKTIYLFLLLLVLLNTTLKAQFDPSKICRLEDNRLIFQLNSDWTDAQKKEVLQLFDLDSVLFVKAFEGVPIISVDSITWQISIITSKIVEASKMLSPPPVPITNMNDVFHVGIQWPSKWNEVENDVEAYGVNAFTKNNAFRFSDQHAVFFLPGFTENKKVFISGSFNNWSTMQSPMIKTDSGWIFKIWLKPGKYTYKYIIDGKWKQDPNNRLKEDDTQGGYNSIVFVYNHLFRLTGYNNARKVILSGSFNNWKENELQMKPVAEGWELPLFLREGTYTYKFIVDKTWINDPDNPHIRPDGKGNLNSCMAIGDTMIFYLNGFLQAKEVKLAGSFNNWNPGELLMFRDSTGWNLPYVLAKGNYEYKFIVDGNWIQDPANPFVGGYNQDGNSIFSFKPNYVFQLDSFPDAKKVVVAGSFNNWNPDNYRMIRKEGKWIFPLYLKPGKHTYKFIVDGQWILDPFNELWEENEYNTHNSLLWIE; encoded by the coding sequence ATGAAAACTAAAACCATATACTTATTTCTTTTACTGCTGGTATTGTTGAATACCACGTTAAAGGCACAATTTGATCCATCAAAAATATGCCGGCTGGAGGATAACAGGCTAATTTTTCAGTTGAACAGTGATTGGACAGATGCCCAAAAGAAAGAAGTCTTGCAGCTATTCGACCTCGACAGTGTACTCTTTGTGAAAGCATTTGAAGGAGTACCCATTATTTCTGTGGATAGTATTACCTGGCAGATTTCAATAATAACTTCAAAGATCGTAGAAGCTTCCAAAATGCTTTCTCCACCCCCCGTGCCGATAACAAATATGAACGATGTTTTTCATGTCGGTATTCAATGGCCTTCAAAATGGAATGAAGTTGAAAACGACGTTGAAGCTTATGGAGTCAATGCTTTTACAAAGAATAATGCTTTCCGTTTTTCAGATCAGCATGCAGTGTTCTTCCTTCCCGGATTCACTGAAAATAAGAAAGTGTTCATCAGTGGCAGTTTTAATAACTGGAGTACGATGCAATCACCAATGATAAAAACGGATTCAGGCTGGATTTTTAAAATATGGCTAAAGCCAGGTAAATACACTTATAAGTATATCATAGATGGTAAATGGAAACAGGACCCTAACAACCGCCTGAAGGAAGATGACACCCAGGGAGGATATAATTCCATTGTTTTTGTTTACAATCATCTTTTTCGGCTCACAGGTTATAATAATGCAAGGAAAGTAATTCTTAGTGGCAGCTTCAATAATTGGAAAGAAAATGAATTGCAAATGAAACCTGTAGCTGAGGGATGGGAGCTACCGCTTTTCCTGAGAGAAGGAACTTATACTTATAAGTTTATTGTTGACAAGACGTGGATAAATGATCCGGATAATCCACATATTCGGCCTGATGGAAAAGGAAACCTCAACTCTTGTATGGCTATTGGTGACACAATGATATTTTATCTGAATGGGTTTCTCCAGGCTAAAGAGGTAAAGCTTGCAGGTAGTTTCAACAACTGGAATCCGGGAGAATTACTGATGTTCAGGGATAGTACCGGGTGGAATTTACCCTATGTACTCGCAAAAGGAAATTATGAATATAAATTCATTGTTGATGGTAATTGGATTCAGGATCCTGCCAATCCATTTGTTGGAGGATATAACCAGGATGGAAACTCCATATTTAGTTTTAAGCCAAACTATGTTTTTCAGTTGGACTCATTCCCTGATGCTAAAAAGGTAGTTGTTGCCGGGAGCTTCAATAACTGGAATCCTGACAATTACAGAATGATCAGGAAAGAGGGTAAATGGATATTTCCTTTGTACCTTAAACCTGGAAAACATACTTATAAATTTATTGTCGACGGACAATGGATCCTGGACCCATTCAATGAATTATGGGAAGAAAACGAGTATAATACCCATAATTCTTTATTATGGATTGAATGA
- a CDS encoding glucosaminidase domain-containing protein — protein MKPSEFVAAYGPFAKQTQEKTGISAIAILAQAALESGWGKSAPGNMFFGVKDTDGVNGNEQLLVTTEYSRKSDLKFPEIISIEPVIRNGQKYFKYRVKDYFRKYETPEECFTDHTKFFFQNSRYAAALEVRSDPYQFIDEIARAGYATAPDYAPLLKSVAKMIEKLLV, from the coding sequence ATGAAACCTTCTGAATTTGTTGCTGCTTATGGTCCGTTTGCAAAACAGACCCAGGAAAAAACAGGAATCAGTGCTATTGCCATCCTGGCTCAGGCTGCCCTTGAAAGTGGATGGGGAAAATCAGCCCCGGGTAATATGTTTTTCGGTGTGAAAGACACTGACGGGGTGAATGGAAATGAGCAGTTATTGGTTACCACTGAATATAGCAGAAAATCAGATCTTAAATTTCCTGAAATTATCAGTATTGAACCAGTTATCCGGAATGGACAGAAATATTTTAAGTATAGGGTGAAAGATTATTTCAGAAAATATGAAACTCCGGAAGAATGTTTTACCGACCATACTAAGTTCTTTTTCCAGAATAGCCGGTATGCTGCAGCCTTAGAAGTAAGATCAGACCCATATCAGTTTATCGATGAAATTGCCCGTGCAGGCTATGCTACTGCTCCTGATTATGCGCCTTTGCTTAAGTCAGTGGCAAAAATGATTGAGAAATTGCTGGTTTAA
- a CDS encoding aspartyl protease family protein — protein MKPIAIRFFVVIIIALISSGLFSGILPQIVLAENEGIPGQSEGLNSNNKTISAGDPEPLGDFTSLSIPLKRAGRLLLIEADIDGVQGNLVFDTGATGMVLNKTYFRKHSLLGSTTSNGITGSTGEVEQALIEKIVISELSFEKTRVDIADLGHLENQRNIKIIGLFGYKMIKSFEVVIDVSLNELQLHKIDKKGDRIQKPDIELPFDYVQKIDPWRPVLILKGKIAGKSLNFCFDTGAETNAINSHSSKNVLSTVSILRRSNLRGVGQASNEVLYGIMNDFCLDNKVMKNMETIIVNLDALCEVYELRIDGMLGFSFLEKGVITINLAKKQFGMSFFKPKEL, from the coding sequence ATGAAACCAATTGCCATCAGATTTTTTGTTGTCATTATTATTGCTTTGATAAGCAGTGGGCTCTTTTCGGGTATATTACCTCAAATTGTTCTGGCGGAAAATGAGGGCATCCCCGGTCAGTCAGAAGGATTGAATTCCAATAATAAAACAATCTCTGCCGGTGATCCTGAACCTTTGGGAGATTTCACTTCACTCTCGATTCCTCTCAAACGCGCCGGACGATTATTACTGATTGAAGCCGACATTGATGGGGTGCAGGGAAACCTGGTCTTTGATACTGGTGCCACCGGAATGGTGTTAAACAAAACTTATTTCAGGAAACACTCTTTATTGGGTAGCACCACCTCCAATGGAATTACCGGCTCAACAGGTGAAGTTGAACAAGCTTTAATTGAAAAAATTGTAATCTCAGAGCTATCCTTTGAAAAAACAAGAGTAGATATCGCAGATCTTGGACATCTTGAAAACCAAAGAAATATTAAAATAATCGGCTTGTTTGGATATAAGATGATTAAATCTTTTGAAGTCGTTATTGATGTTTCTTTAAATGAACTTCAGCTACATAAAATTGACAAAAAAGGGGATAGAATTCAGAAACCCGACATTGAACTACCTTTTGATTATGTTCAAAAAATCGATCCATGGCGCCCGGTATTAATTTTGAAAGGCAAAATAGCCGGGAAATCCCTGAACTTCTGTTTCGACACAGGCGCAGAAACCAATGCCATCAATAGTCATTCATCAAAAAATGTTTTAAGTACCGTAAGCATACTACGGCGTTCAAATCTACGTGGCGTCGGACAAGCCTCCAATGAAGTCCTGTATGGGATCATGAATGATTTTTGCCTTGACAATAAGGTTATGAAGAATATGGAGACGATCATCGTTAATCTTGATGCCCTCTGCGAAGTTTATGAATTGCGTATTGACGGGATGCTGGGATTTAGCTTCCTGGAAAAAGGCGTTATTACTATTAACCTGGCGAAAAAACAGTTTGGGATGAGTTTTTTCAAACCTAAAGAATTATGA
- a CDS encoding GH92 family glycosyl hydrolase, with translation MRKSVTLLVRSMSLTVILVACMAPIVMGQKKIANSLYVRPLIGTHGEGNTYPGAVAPFGMIQISPDTEDDLWETASGYEYADSSIIAFSLTHFSGTGIPDLGDIRFIPQLGKPWLVQGPKSNPDSGYRSRFSHSDEMAGAGYYSVWLRDQKIRVECTAGERAGILRFTFPKSDSSSILVDLSKNLRWNVIWSNIRVLNDSTITGYHMVNGWAKERYVFFTATFSRPFDSCNIMSDGKRVYYNGYRFRSSSECSGKNLQFLAHYRTGTDEKISVKVAVSAVSTQNAIDNLTNEIPNWSFDQVLASTLSKWDKELDKITIEGTQEEKETFYTALYHAFLTPILYQDKNGQYRGFDNNIHKSKDFTNHAIFSLWDTYRATHPLFCLVQPERNANMIQSMLAHYDQSVDHLLPVWSLCSNETWCMIGYHSVPVIVDAYLKGVKGFDAERAYEAIKTTAMNPDYDNVATYAKLGWVPFNRENESVSKTLEYAHDDFCIAQMAKSLGKEEDYQYFLKRAMAYKNLFDSRIMLMRGRDDEGNWRTPFNSHEYVQGGDFTEGTSWQYSWYVPHDISGLINLFGGNKPFLQKLDSLFTFTDNSSENVDDIQGRLGEYWHGNEPSHHIIYLYDFAGEPWKTQELVHKIIRTQYGNKPHSLTGNDDCGQMSAWYLFNVMGFYPVCPGTNYYAIGSPVISKASITLAGDKKFNMRAENLSETNVYIQKVLLNGKNWNKPYFMYDDIKNGGEIIFYMGPKPNKKWGKTIDFRELNSIP, from the coding sequence ATGAGAAAAAGTGTCACATTACTGGTCCGGTCAATGTCTCTAACTGTTATCCTGGTGGCCTGCATGGCTCCAATAGTGATGGGCCAGAAAAAAATTGCCAATTCCTTATACGTGCGACCACTTATTGGTACTCATGGTGAGGGCAATACCTACCCGGGAGCCGTGGCACCTTTTGGAATGATCCAGATTTCTCCGGATACAGAAGATGACCTTTGGGAAACAGCATCAGGTTATGAATATGCCGATAGCTCTATCATTGCCTTTAGCCTCACTCATTTCAGCGGTACCGGTATTCCGGATTTAGGAGATATCCGGTTTATACCACAATTGGGTAAACCCTGGCTTGTACAAGGCCCTAAATCAAATCCGGATTCAGGCTATCGCTCAAGGTTTTCACATTCTGATGAAATGGCTGGCGCGGGATATTATTCTGTGTGGCTCCGGGATCAAAAGATCCGCGTTGAATGTACTGCCGGCGAAAGAGCAGGTATACTGCGTTTCACCTTCCCAAAATCAGATAGTTCATCGATCCTGGTCGATTTGAGTAAAAATCTCCGCTGGAATGTAATCTGGTCGAATATACGCGTACTAAATGATTCAACCATCACCGGGTATCATATGGTGAATGGCTGGGCAAAAGAACGGTATGTTTTCTTCACAGCTACCTTCTCCCGTCCTTTCGATTCCTGCAATATCATGAGCGATGGCAAGAGAGTTTATTATAATGGATACCGGTTCAGGAGTTCATCAGAATGCTCAGGTAAAAACCTGCAATTCCTTGCTCATTACAGAACAGGGACAGATGAAAAAATATCCGTCAAAGTCGCAGTATCAGCCGTGAGTACACAAAATGCCATCGATAATCTTACGAATGAAATTCCAAACTGGAGTTTCGACCAGGTTCTGGCATCTACCCTTTCAAAATGGGATAAAGAATTGGATAAAATTACTATCGAAGGAACCCAGGAAGAAAAGGAAACTTTTTATACGGCATTATACCATGCATTCCTCACTCCTATTCTATACCAGGATAAAAATGGGCAATACCGGGGTTTTGATAATAATATCCATAAAAGTAAGGATTTTACGAATCATGCCATATTCTCCCTTTGGGATACCTATAGGGCCACCCATCCCCTGTTCTGCCTGGTGCAACCTGAGAGAAATGCGAATATGATCCAATCGATGCTGGCACATTATGACCAAAGTGTGGATCACCTCCTTCCTGTCTGGTCGCTTTGCAGCAATGAAACATGGTGCATGATTGGCTATCATTCGGTGCCGGTTATTGTTGATGCCTATTTGAAAGGTGTAAAAGGATTCGATGCTGAAAGGGCCTATGAAGCCATCAAAACAACCGCCATGAATCCTGATTATGACAATGTGGCAACCTATGCCAAACTGGGCTGGGTTCCTTTCAACAGGGAAAATGAATCTGTTTCAAAAACTTTGGAATATGCTCATGACGATTTTTGTATTGCTCAAATGGCAAAATCGCTGGGAAAAGAAGAGGATTATCAATACTTCCTTAAAAGAGCGATGGCCTATAAAAACCTTTTCGACAGCAGGATAATGCTGATGAGGGGCCGCGATGATGAAGGAAACTGGAGAACCCCTTTCAATTCCCATGAATATGTGCAGGGTGGTGATTTTACTGAAGGCACCAGCTGGCAGTATAGCTGGTATGTACCCCATGATATTTCAGGATTAATCAACCTTTTCGGTGGGAATAAACCATTTCTTCAAAAGCTGGATTCTCTGTTTACATTTACCGATAATTCGAGTGAAAATGTGGACGATATCCAGGGTCGTTTAGGGGAATACTGGCATGGGAATGAACCCAGCCATCATATCATCTACCTCTATGATTTTGCCGGAGAACCATGGAAAACACAGGAACTGGTACATAAAATCATCAGGACACAATATGGTAACAAACCTCATTCATTAACCGGGAATGATGATTGCGGTCAGATGTCAGCCTGGTACCTTTTTAATGTCATGGGATTTTATCCTGTTTGCCCGGGGACTAATTATTATGCTATCGGAAGCCCGGTGATCAGTAAGGCCAGTATAACCCTGGCCGGTGACAAAAAATTCAATATGAGAGCCGAAAATCTGTCAGAAACGAATGTTTATATCCAGAAAGTATTACTGAATGGAAAAAACTGGAATAAACCCTATTTTATGTATGATGATATTAAAAATGGTGGTGAAATCATTTTTTATATGGGCCCTAAACCCAATAAGAAATGGGGCAAAACAATCGACTTCCGGGAATTGAATTCTATCCCCTAG
- a CDS encoding 4-vinyl reductase: MITTTDYIFKWKDLGDIDEGRPNLGSLTYVTTYRMMQYSLRSVMNNSLGADVASQLFFDAGKLAGSEFCLNVLNRNLDFYSFISHLQSCLQELKMGILRVEKTDLEKMNFTIVVAEDLDCSGLPITEETVCDFDEGFLSGIFQVYSSKEFDVTETDCWSKGDRVCRFEVSLRQ, encoded by the coding sequence ATGATAACCACAACTGATTATATCTTCAAATGGAAAGACCTTGGTGATATCGATGAAGGCCGCCCAAATCTCGGGAGTCTTACTTATGTAACCACCTATCGGATGATGCAATACAGTTTACGAAGTGTAATGAATAATAGCCTGGGCGCAGATGTTGCCAGTCAGTTATTCTTTGATGCCGGGAAATTGGCAGGTTCCGAGTTTTGTTTGAATGTTCTTAACAGGAACCTTGATTTTTATAGTTTCATCTCCCATTTACAGTCTTGCCTGCAGGAATTGAAAATGGGTATCCTCCGCGTTGAAAAAACAGATTTGGAAAAAATGAACTTCACTATTGTGGTTGCAGAAGACCTGGATTGTTCAGGTTTACCCATTACCGAGGAAACGGTTTGTGATTTTGATGAAGGATTTTTATCAGGCATTTTCCAGGTCTATTCCAGCAAAGAATTCGATGTCACCGAAACAGATTGTTGGTCGAAGGGTGACCGCGTATGCCGATTTGAGGTATCTTTACGTCAATGA
- a CDS encoding PAS domain S-box protein produces the protein MTEADFLKQLNQSILDLLTGDYRVKQKGFPENLSDKTHDAELRKLNQSINSLIEKFHDADSFILNLSKGNLDTEVPKSNQLISPFKELQSNLRHLVWQTHRIAEGDYNQRIDFLGDFSKSYNYLILSLREKQVLERELALNEEKYRMLAQNVSDVIWKFNFLNQHFEYVSPSVIKLLGYSVEEATQLSFDSIFTSESYLEFISVLHRKILDLESGDESAQTFTIELQENCKNGHVIWVESVISLLLDGQSKVCELLGVSRNIEKRKEAEKVLKNYARELKESNATKDKFFSIIAHDLRNPFNALLNLTEFVVEYIENDEKARAIAMANLLRDSAQNTYNLLQNLLEWSSMQQGGVKCNPTNELLLPLLKDEISTLENIALQKKVSVDVLFQDSLIVKADRFMLKTILRNLINNALKYSFEGGKITIDATGSITECIITISDSGIGMTQDEIENLFKLQTSTSKPGTKQEKGSGLGLLLCSEFISMHQGKIWVESTPGSGSRFHLLFPY, from the coding sequence ATGACAGAAGCCGATTTCCTCAAACAACTCAATCAATCCATTCTAGATCTGTTGACCGGAGATTATCGGGTCAAACAAAAAGGATTTCCGGAGAATTTATCAGATAAAACGCATGATGCTGAACTAAGGAAGCTAAACCAGAGCATTAATAGTCTTATTGAGAAATTCCATGATGCAGATTCATTCATCCTGAACCTATCGAAAGGAAATCTTGATACAGAAGTCCCGAAATCCAATCAACTAATTTCTCCATTTAAGGAATTACAATCTAATCTTCGCCACCTGGTATGGCAAACACATCGCATTGCCGAAGGGGACTATAATCAACGAATTGATTTCCTGGGTGATTTTTCAAAATCCTACAATTACCTGATCTTATCATTAAGGGAAAAGCAGGTTCTTGAAAGGGAATTGGCACTGAATGAAGAGAAATACCGGATGCTGGCACAAAATGTGTCCGATGTAATATGGAAATTCAATTTTCTGAATCAGCATTTTGAATATGTCAGCCCTTCTGTAATTAAATTACTGGGCTATAGTGTTGAAGAGGCCACTCAGTTAAGTTTTGATTCCATATTCACTTCCGAATCATACCTTGAGTTTATTTCAGTGCTGCACAGGAAAATCTTAGACCTGGAATCTGGAGATGAATCCGCTCAAACTTTTACCATCGAATTACAGGAAAATTGTAAGAATGGCCATGTCATATGGGTTGAATCAGTAATCAGCTTATTATTGGATGGCCAATCAAAAGTATGTGAATTACTGGGTGTTTCAAGAAATATCGAGAAAAGAAAAGAAGCAGAAAAAGTACTCAAAAATTATGCACGGGAACTCAAGGAATCCAATGCTACGAAAGACAAGTTTTTCTCCATTATTGCCCATGATCTTCGAAATCCCTTCAATGCCCTTCTTAATCTCACCGAATTTGTTGTGGAGTACATTGAAAACGATGAAAAAGCACGCGCAATAGCAATGGCTAACTTGCTAAGGGATAGTGCGCAAAATACATACAACCTGCTGCAAAACCTGCTTGAGTGGTCATCCATGCAGCAGGGTGGTGTCAAATGTAATCCTACTAATGAATTACTACTCCCATTGTTAAAGGATGAAATCAGTACGCTTGAAAATATCGCCCTTCAGAAAAAAGTATCCGTCGATGTCTTATTTCAGGATTCACTGATCGTTAAAGCAGATCGGTTTATGCTCAAGACTATTCTCAGGAACCTCATTAATAACGCATTGAAATACTCATTCGAAGGAGGAAAAATTACCATTGATGCAACCGGTTCCATAACTGAATGTATTATAACCATCAGTGACAGCGGAATAGGGATGACCCAGGATGAAATAGAAAACCTGTTCAAATTGCAAACTTCAACATCCAAACCCGGCACAAAACAGGAAAAAGGATCCGGACTCGGTTTGCTTCTTTGCAGTGAATTTATTTCCATGCACCAGGGTAAAATATGGGTTGAAAGTACACCGGGCTCAGGCAGCAGATTTCATCTACTTTTTCCCTATTAA
- a CDS encoding DEAD/DEAH box helicase — MEGVEAIGYETPTPIQEQAIPVILEGRDMVACAQTGTGKTASFLLPIIHRIITTKHDEHIKCLIVVPTRELATQIDQHLQGLAYFTPVSSIPVYGGTDGATYSNEQKALKDGADIVICTPGRMLSHLNMGYVQITGLSYLVLDEADRMLDMGFFDDIMKIISFLPKERQNLLFSATMPSGIRNLARHILQNPFEINIATSKPAERVKQEAYVVYDMQKIPLVQHILKEKDFRSILVFCSTKEKAKLLTHELKKLHFSADQIHSDIDQSSRENVLNRFKSRELNILIATDILSRGIDIEDIDLVINFDVPVDAEDYIHRVGRTARAASEGEAITLINERDQQRFKAIEDLIEKHIDKNLLPEFLGASPLYNPLAKNQRNNKKRNFGRKKSSQGKENSGNRNQARNR, encoded by the coding sequence ATGGAGGGTGTCGAAGCTATTGGGTATGAAACCCCTACACCTATACAGGAACAAGCCATTCCGGTTATCCTGGAAGGCCGTGATATGGTAGCATGTGCCCAGACAGGAACCGGTAAAACAGCTTCCTTCCTGCTTCCTATCATCCATCGCATCATTACTACAAAACATGATGAACATATCAAATGTCTCATCGTAGTACCAACCCGTGAGCTGGCCACACAAATTGACCAGCATCTCCAGGGACTAGCCTATTTTACCCCGGTAAGTTCAATCCCGGTTTATGGGGGAACTGATGGAGCAACCTACTCAAATGAGCAAAAAGCCTTGAAAGATGGTGCAGATATAGTAATCTGTACTCCCGGAAGAATGCTGTCGCATCTGAATATGGGATATGTTCAGATCACTGGTTTATCATACCTGGTGCTTGATGAAGCTGACAGGATGTTGGATATGGGCTTTTTTGATGATATCATGAAAATCATATCCTTTCTGCCCAAAGAAAGACAAAACCTGCTTTTTTCTGCCACAATGCCTTCCGGTATCCGAAACCTGGCCAGGCATATTTTGCAAAACCCTTTTGAAATCAATATCGCTACTTCTAAACCAGCTGAAAGAGTAAAACAGGAAGCTTATGTAGTTTATGATATGCAGAAAATACCACTCGTACAGCATATCCTCAAAGAAAAAGATTTCAGAAGTATACTCGTATTCTGCTCTACCAAAGAGAAAGCTAAATTATTAACCCATGAGTTGAAGAAGCTTCATTTTTCTGCCGACCAGATTCATTCAGATATAGATCAATCGAGCAGGGAAAATGTGTTAAACCGCTTTAAAAGCAGGGAATTAAATATTCTCATTGCAACAGATATTCTTTCCCGCGGAATCGATATTGAAGATATTGACCTGGTAATCAATTTTGATGTTCCGGTTGATGCTGAAGACTATATTCACAGGGTGGGCCGTACCGCAAGAGCAGCATCCGAAGGTGAAGCGATCACTTTAATCAATGAGAGGGACCAGCAACGGTTCAAAGCTATTGAAGACCTGATAGAAAAACATATAGATAAAAACTTATTGCCGGAATTCCTGGGGGCTTCACCACTTTACAATCCTCTGGCCAAAAATCAAAGGAATAATAAAAAGAGAAATTTCGGCAGGAAGAAAAGCAGTCAGGGCAAAGAAAATTCAGGCAACAGGAATCAAGCCAGGAATCGGTAA